From the genome of Gemmatimonadales bacterium, one region includes:
- a CDS encoding acyl-CoA dehydrogenase family protein: MSGAASPAHSADDARATAEAARETEWRNPSFLRALFDGRLPFSLIHPFPEPDPADTARAAPFLEALSTFLLDHVDPDRIDREGRITDEVIEGLRSIGAFGIKLPIEYGGLGLSQLSYTHAMGLVTSWDGSLTALLSASQSIGVSVPLQLFGTDAQRAKYLPRIAAGAISAFALTEVEVGSDPAGISTHAELDPDGTHWILNGEKLWCTNGPIAELIVVMARTGKRITAFIVEREWPGVEVVHRLRFMGLHGMQNGVLRFTDVRVPVENVIWGEGKGLKLALTTLNTGRLTLPASCAAGAKRALRITRRWANERVQWGKPIGEHDAIAQKIGTMAADTFAMDAVSDLASSLADQGRSDIRLEAAVAKLWNSEIGFRIIDDCLQIRGGRGYETAASLRLRGERPDPVERMSRDYRINRIFEGSSEIMRLFIAREALDTHLKVAGDLVNPKAPRAARFKSLARAARYYAIWYPRLWLGWGWWPRFSGMGPLAVPLRIVERRSRKLARTLFHSMVRWGPKLEQKQAILFRLVDAGAELFAMSAAISRADALARAGDSSAVDVALLFCRHSARRVDTLLGSVRDNDDAATRALARRVLHGDFTWLERGIVEDPEGAE; this comes from the coding sequence ATGTCCGGCGCCGCGAGCCCCGCCCACTCAGCTGACGACGCCCGCGCCACTGCCGAGGCGGCGCGGGAAACCGAGTGGCGGAATCCGAGCTTTCTTCGCGCCCTCTTCGATGGCCGCCTTCCCTTCTCGCTGATTCACCCGTTTCCCGAGCCTGATCCCGCCGACACCGCCCGCGCCGCACCGTTTCTCGAGGCGCTCTCCACCTTCCTGCTCGATCATGTCGACCCCGACCGGATCGATCGCGAAGGGCGGATCACCGATGAGGTGATCGAAGGGCTACGCTCAATCGGCGCCTTCGGGATCAAGCTTCCAATTGAGTACGGTGGCCTCGGTCTCTCGCAGCTGTCGTACACCCACGCGATGGGGCTGGTCACTTCATGGGACGGTTCGCTCACCGCACTCCTTTCGGCGTCGCAGTCGATCGGCGTGAGCGTGCCGCTGCAGCTCTTCGGCACCGATGCGCAACGCGCGAAGTATCTCCCGCGCATCGCCGCCGGTGCGATCTCTGCGTTTGCGCTCACGGAAGTTGAGGTCGGATCGGATCCCGCCGGGATCTCGACGCACGCCGAGCTCGATCCCGACGGCACGCACTGGATCCTCAACGGCGAGAAGCTCTGGTGCACCAATGGACCGATCGCCGAGCTGATCGTGGTGATGGCGCGCACCGGCAAGCGGATCACCGCGTTCATCGTCGAACGCGAATGGCCCGGCGTCGAGGTGGTGCACCGGCTGCGATTCATGGGATTGCACGGGATGCAGAACGGCGTGCTGCGCTTCACCGACGTGCGCGTTCCGGTCGAGAATGTGATCTGGGGCGAAGGGAAAGGGCTCAAGCTCGCGCTGACGACGCTCAACACCGGACGGCTCACCCTCCCCGCGTCATGCGCCGCCGGCGCGAAGCGCGCCCTGCGGATCACCCGCCGGTGGGCGAACGAAAGGGTCCAGTGGGGTAAACCGATCGGCGAGCACGACGCGATCGCGCAGAAGATCGGGACGATGGCGGCCGACACCTTCGCGATGGACGCGGTCTCCGACCTCGCATCGTCGCTCGCCGACCAGGGACGCAGCGACATTCGCCTCGAAGCAGCGGTCGCGAAGCTGTGGAATTCGGAGATCGGGTTCCGGATCATCGACGACTGCCTGCAGATTCGCGGCGGCCGTGGCTACGAGACTGCGGCGTCGCTCAGGCTGCGCGGCGAGCGTCCCGACCCGGTCGAGCGGATGTCGCGTGACTACCGGATCAACCGGATCTTCGAGGGATCGAGCGAGATCATGCGCCTCTTCATTGCGCGTGAAGCACTCGACACGCATCTCAAGGTCGCCGGCGATCTGGTCAATCCGAAGGCGCCGCGCGCCGCCCGCTTCAAGTCGCTCGCGCGCGCCGCGAGATACTACGCCATCTGGTATCCGCGGCTCTGGCTCGGCTGGGGCTGGTGGCCGCGTTTCAGTGGAATGGGACCACTCGCGGTACCCCTGCGCATCGTCGAGCGTCGATCACGCAAACTTGCCCGCACACTCTTCCATTCGATGGTGCGCTGGGGACCGAAACTGGAGCAGAAGCAGGCGATCCTCTTCCGTCTTGTTGACGCAGGCGCCGAACTCTTTGCGATGAGTGCCGCGATCTCCCGTGCAGACGCCCTCGCCCGTGCCGGCGACTCCAGTGCCGTCGATGTGGCGCTTCTCTTCTGCCGTCACTCGGCTCGGCGCGTCGACACGCTCCTCGGCTCTGTCCGCGACAACGACGACGCAGCAACGCGCGCACTCGCCCGGCGAGTGCTGCACGGCGATTTCACGTGGCTCGAACGGGGGATCGTCGAAGATCCAGAGGGAGCAGAGTAA
- a CDS encoding NAD(P)-dependent oxidoreductase has protein sequence MRIGFAGLGAIGAPMAAQCAAKHELTVWNRTRSRADQFAAEHPGVRIAATPRELAAASDAVITCLPTSADVGAIIAGPDGLLAGFRSGSLLIDCTSGDPSTSRTIAKDLGAHGIEFVDAPVSGGPPLAREGRLTVMCGGDAAAIERARPVVGSFAAKVVHLGPVGAGHAMKAVNNALLAVHILALAEGLVTLAKAGLAPKAMVEVLNASSGRSFVSEALVPERVLTGTWPQLFRLALLEKDIGIAETLATSMGVPHPVLGEARERMRALRAKLGESADYMDPIRDAEQGAGVELRG, from the coding sequence ATGCGAATCGGATTCGCCGGCCTGGGCGCGATCGGCGCCCCCATGGCGGCCCAGTGCGCCGCCAAGCACGAGCTCACGGTGTGGAACCGCACGCGGTCGCGGGCCGACCAGTTCGCCGCCGAGCACCCGGGAGTGCGCATCGCCGCCACGCCGCGCGAACTCGCTGCCGCAAGCGATGCCGTCATCACCTGCCTGCCGACCTCGGCCGACGTCGGGGCGATCATCGCCGGTCCCGATGGATTGCTCGCCGGCTTCCGCTCTGGCAGCCTTCTCATCGACTGCACCTCGGGCGATCCGTCGACATCGCGGACCATCGCGAAGGATCTCGGCGCGCACGGGATCGAGTTTGTCGACGCGCCGGTGAGCGGCGGGCCGCCACTTGCCCGCGAGGGGCGCCTCACGGTGATGTGCGGCGGCGATGCCGCGGCGATCGAGCGGGCGCGCCCGGTGGTCGGATCGTTTGCGGCGAAGGTGGTGCATCTCGGGCCCGTCGGCGCCGGCCACGCGATGAAGGCGGTCAACAATGCGCTGCTCGCGGTCCACATCCTCGCGCTGGCCGAGGGACTCGTCACCCTGGCGAAGGCGGGGCTCGCGCCGAAGGCGATGGTCGAGGTCCTCAACGCATCGAGCGGGCGGTCGTTCGTGAGCGAGGCGCTGGTCCCGGAGCGGGTGCTGACCGGGACGTGGCCGCAACTCTTCCGCCTGGCGCTCCTCGAAAAGGACATCGGCATCGCCGAAACGCTGGCGACGTCGATGGGAGTGCCGCATCCCGTCCTCGGCGAGGCGCGGGAGCGGATGCGCGCGCTCCGGGCCAAGCTTGGAGAATCCGCTGACTATATGGATCCGATCCGGGACGCCGAGCAGGGGGCGGGTGTGGAGCTGCGCGGGTGA
- a CDS encoding cytochrome c3 family protein, with the protein MRKRLFLGLGVLAIAAVATLTVFRRGSAQQTTAGKPVVANVDPASLKGPRQPIFFRHDIHVGRNQMQCQYCHYSVGVSNEPGIPSMQTCMGCHFSIAGSTPQNKAEIGKLTKAWYAKTPIEWVRIHAVARHVHFPHNLHIKALGPQACATCHGNVARMAQVYKVNNVNNMGFCINCHIERKVSRDCSQCHF; encoded by the coding sequence ATGCGAAAACGGCTCTTCCTGGGACTTGGTGTCCTGGCGATCGCTGCGGTGGCGACCCTGACTGTCTTCCGCCGCGGTAGTGCCCAGCAGACCACGGCAGGAAAACCCGTCGTCGCCAATGTCGACCCCGCATCACTCAAAGGTCCTCGCCAGCCGATCTTCTTCCGGCACGATATTCACGTCGGTCGGAACCAGATGCAGTGTCAGTATTGCCACTACTCGGTTGGCGTCTCCAACGAACCGGGGATCCCGAGCATGCAGACGTGCATGGGGTGCCACTTCTCGATCGCCGGAAGCACGCCGCAGAACAAGGCCGAGATCGGCAAGCTGACCAAGGCGTGGTACGCCAAGACGCCGATCGAATGGGTCCGCATCCACGCCGTCGCCCGTCACGTCCACTTCCCGCACAACCTGCATATCAAGGCGCTCGGCCCGCAGGCGTGCGCCACCTGCCACGGCAACGTGGCCCGCATGGCGCAGGTGTACAAGGTGAACAACGTGAACAACATGGGCTTCTGCATCAATTGCCACATCGAGCGGAAAGTTTCGCGCGATTGCAGCCAGTGTCATTTCTGA
- the dinB gene encoding DNA polymerase IV — MSTRFMHVDLDAFFVEVCRQHQPELRDVELLIVGGRRESRGVVQSASYGARKFGVRSGMPIAQAARLCPDATFVRGEFTHYRTASRAVQKVMAKHAPVAVMTGLDEGYLDFTGTDLLFPVSLLEHAELIRNEVAAASGLSCSIGIGPNRMIAKIASDYAKPRAICEVRPGWERAFVAGLSLAALPGIGPKTAKRLAERGLSDVAQIQTMPADELAKLVGRDEALWLARRADGRGGTSLRAHDLPRSVSRETTFGRDLTSLDELDRVLLVLTSRMANQLREEGLVARTVVLKLRHGDFVTVTRRKTLDAATALDAELMAPARALMGPAFAAARARRQGVRLLGIAATGLAPADVGDLFEEPDRTRQRDLTSAVDRVRAKFGFDAVHSGRVRPKERDRK, encoded by the coding sequence TTGTCCACCCGCTTCATGCACGTCGATCTCGACGCGTTCTTCGTCGAGGTCTGCCGGCAGCACCAACCCGAGCTCCGCGACGTCGAGCTGCTGATCGTCGGTGGGCGGCGCGAGTCGCGCGGCGTGGTGCAGTCGGCAAGCTACGGCGCGCGCAAGTTCGGCGTGCGGAGTGGGATGCCGATCGCGCAGGCGGCGCGGCTCTGTCCCGACGCAACCTTCGTCCGCGGCGAATTCACCCATTACCGCACGGCGTCGCGCGCGGTGCAGAAGGTGATGGCGAAACACGCACCGGTCGCGGTGATGACCGGCCTCGACGAGGGATACCTCGATTTCACCGGGACCGATCTCCTCTTTCCCGTCTCGCTCCTCGAACACGCCGAGCTGATCCGCAACGAGGTCGCCGCCGCGAGCGGACTGAGCTGTTCGATCGGCATCGGCCCCAACCGGATGATCGCCAAGATCGCCAGCGACTACGCCAAGCCGCGCGCGATCTGCGAAGTGCGCCCCGGATGGGAGCGGGCGTTTGTCGCGGGGCTGTCGCTCGCTGCACTTCCGGGAATCGGACCGAAGACGGCGAAGCGGCTCGCCGAGCGCGGCCTCTCCGATGTGGCACAGATCCAGACGATGCCGGCAGATGAACTCGCCAAGCTCGTCGGGCGCGACGAAGCACTCTGGCTGGCGCGCCGCGCTGACGGACGCGGCGGCACGTCGCTCCGCGCCCACGATCTCCCGAGGTCGGTGAGCCGCGAGACGACCTTCGGGCGCGACCTGACCTCGCTCGACGAGCTCGATCGCGTCCTCCTTGTTCTCACCTCTCGGATGGCGAATCAGCTTCGCGAAGAGGGACTGGTGGCACGGACGGTTGTCCTCAAGCTGCGCCACGGGGACTTTGTCACCGTCACCCGGCGCAAGACGCTCGATGCGGCGACGGCGCTCGACGCCGAACTGATGGCGCCGGCTCGCGCGCTGATGGGACCGGCATTCGCCGCCGCACGCGCGCGCCGCCAGGGGGTGCGCCTCCTCGGCATCGCCGCGACCGGCCTCGCCCCCGCCGATGTCGGCGATCTCTTCGAGGAACCGGACCGTACCCGACAGCGCGACCTCACCAGCGCGGTCGACCGGGTCCGCGCCAAGTTCGGTTTCGACGCGGTCCACAGCGGCCGGGTGCGCCCCAAGGAGCGCGATAGGAAGTAA
- a CDS encoding TrmH family RNA methyltransferase, whose protein sequence is MNDGAGEAEELQAAGMSAVAPPVLVLVAVQDLVNLASCIRIAKNFGLETVRLVAPECEVDLYRIEGVAHNTADLLDRMTIHETLDEAFADLICVHALTGRERTAKRTVVRPRAGAADLIERSASGRVGILAGREDKGLSNEELDRCNALVTISANPAYNSLNLAQAVAVYCYELWVARGGDDLPFKPPRKASEPPTQAQIEALFATWRTALEEIEFFKTRQPDLVMRSFREVLYRADPDAREAALFRAIGLEIGHVLRRRGAESTPPPV, encoded by the coding sequence GTGAACGACGGAGCAGGGGAGGCGGAGGAGCTTCAGGCGGCAGGGATGTCGGCGGTCGCGCCGCCGGTGCTGGTGCTGGTGGCGGTGCAGGATCTCGTCAACCTCGCCTCGTGCATCCGGATCGCGAAGAATTTCGGCCTCGAAACGGTGCGCCTCGTGGCTCCGGAGTGCGAGGTCGATCTCTACCGGATCGAAGGGGTGGCCCACAACACCGCCGACCTCCTCGATCGGATGACGATTCACGAGACGCTCGACGAAGCCTTCGCCGACCTCATCTGTGTGCACGCCCTCACCGGACGGGAGCGCACCGCGAAGCGCACGGTGGTGCGGCCGCGCGCGGGAGCGGCCGATCTCATCGAGCGCAGCGCCAGCGGTCGCGTCGGCATCCTGGCGGGGCGCGAGGACAAGGGGCTCAGCAACGAGGAGCTCGACCGTTGCAACGCGCTGGTGACGATCAGCGCGAATCCTGCGTACAACTCGCTCAATCTCGCGCAGGCGGTCGCGGTCTACTGCTACGAGCTCTGGGTCGCGCGCGGTGGCGACGATCTCCCGTTCAAGCCGCCGCGCAAGGCGTCGGAGCCGCCGACGCAGGCGCAGATCGAAGCGCTCTTCGCGACCTGGCGCACCGCGCTCGAGGAGATCGAGTTTTTCAAGACGCGGCAGCCCGACCTGGTGATGCGCTCGTTCCGCGAGGTCCTCTACCGGGCCGATCCCGACGCGCGCGAGGCCGCTCTGTTCCGCGCCATCGGGCTCGAAATCGGCCACGTCCTGCGGCGACGCGGCGCCGAATCAACCCCGCCGCCAGTCTGA
- a CDS encoding ADP-ribosylglycohydrolase family protein — MSRPDDDAATAVRSRREGLLVGAAVGAALAAGSPPPPERSRAPIALADALLGELVGGGVDLRRMSRSWVTWYRSDGLDADPILAMALQHLEEFDAPTDQLPQPSAIAIAAALPAALAAASPRAMVSGTFHVARMLDPRPTTGLVATAIVVAAAALIDGQRDVLPEAVTFLRANDAPAPLVEQFRAVARDRHIPPPSPRGPHPDPATVATWVLGELDRHSRSVDLLHNLVDAGVSSTAGAILGALAGARDGVASWPDRWLQGGGDDVSRRQKMASRLG, encoded by the coding sequence ATGTCACGACCCGATGACGACGCCGCCACCGCGGTCCGGTCCCGGCGCGAAGGTTTGCTCGTGGGAGCCGCTGTCGGCGCGGCGCTGGCGGCTGGTTCGCCGCCTCCGCCGGAGCGCTCGCGGGCCCCGATTGCCCTCGCCGACGCCCTCCTCGGCGAACTGGTGGGCGGCGGCGTCGACCTGCGCCGGATGAGCCGGAGCTGGGTGACGTGGTACCGCAGCGACGGCCTCGATGCCGACCCGATCCTGGCGATGGCGCTGCAACACCTGGAAGAGTTCGACGCGCCGACCGACCAGTTGCCGCAGCCCTCCGCCATCGCGATCGCGGCGGCACTTCCGGCGGCGCTCGCAGCGGCGTCACCGCGGGCGATGGTCTCAGGGACGTTTCATGTCGCGCGGATGCTCGACCCGAGACCGACGACCGGGCTCGTCGCCACGGCGATCGTGGTCGCCGCCGCCGCATTGATCGACGGGCAGCGCGACGTCCTTCCGGAAGCGGTGACCTTCCTTCGCGCCAACGACGCACCGGCGCCGCTCGTCGAACAGTTCCGCGCGGTGGCGCGCGACCGGCACATCCCGCCGCCATCCCCTCGCGGTCCGCATCCCGATCCTGCCACCGTGGCGACCTGGGTATTGGGCGAGCTCGACCGGCACTCGCGGAGCGTCGACCTCCTCCACAACCTCGTCGACGCCGGCGTCTCATCGACCGCCGGTGCGATTCTCGGCGCGCTCGCCGGCGCGCGGGACGGCGTCGCTTCGTGGCCTGATAGATGGTTGCAGGGCGGTGGCGATGACGTGTCGCGCCGGCAGAAGATGGCATCGCGACTCGGTTGA
- a CDS encoding citrate synthase encodes MAADTLTITDNRTGKSYDVPITDDTIRALDLRQIKVKDDDFGMMTYDPAFMNTAACRSAITYIDGDRGILRYRGYPIEQIAEEATFLEVAYLLNNGELPNKAELDKWTEDIRFHTYVHTNIIKFLEGYRYDAHPMGMLLGIVGGLSTFYPDAKDIEDPQNRYVQRVRLLAKLPTLAAFLFRHSRGLPYEFPRNDLSYVGNYVNMMFSIGGKHEPNPVLQRALEILLILHADHEQNCSTSAVRAVGSSGVDPFSAVSAGIAALYGPLHGGANEAVLRMLDEIGTKDKIPAFIESVKAGHGRLMGFGHRVYKSYDPRAKLIKKVADDVFAQTGLNKKLEIALELERIALSDDYFIKRKLYPNVDFYSGLIYQAMGYPTDYFTVIFALGRLPGWLAQWEEMINDKEQKIARPRQIYTGADERPFVPIDKRK; translated from the coding sequence GTGGCTGCCGATACCCTCACCATCACCGACAACCGGACCGGGAAGTCGTACGACGTCCCGATCACCGACGACACCATCCGGGCCCTCGACCTCAGACAGATCAAGGTCAAGGACGACGACTTCGGGATGATGACCTACGACCCGGCGTTCATGAACACCGCCGCGTGTCGCAGTGCCATCACCTACATCGACGGCGACCGCGGGATCCTCCGCTATCGTGGCTATCCGATCGAACAGATCGCCGAAGAGGCGACCTTCCTCGAAGTCGCCTACCTCCTCAACAACGGCGAGCTCCCCAACAAGGCGGAGCTCGACAAGTGGACCGAGGACATCCGCTTCCACACCTACGTCCACACCAACATCATCAAGTTCCTCGAAGGATATCGCTACGACGCCCATCCGATGGGAATGCTGCTCGGCATCGTCGGCGGCCTGTCGACCTTCTATCCCGACGCCAAGGACATCGAGGATCCGCAGAACCGCTACGTCCAGCGGGTGCGGCTCCTCGCGAAGCTCCCGACGCTGGCGGCGTTCCTCTTCCGTCACTCGCGCGGGTTGCCGTACGAATTCCCGCGCAATGACCTGAGCTACGTCGGCAACTACGTCAACATGATGTTCTCGATCGGCGGGAAGCACGAGCCGAATCCGGTGCTGCAGCGCGCGCTCGAGATCCTCCTGATTCTTCACGCCGATCACGAGCAGAATTGCTCGACGAGCGCGGTGCGTGCCGTCGGTTCGTCGGGTGTCGATCCGTTCTCGGCGGTGTCGGCAGGTATTGCCGCGTTGTACGGTCCGCTGCATGGCGGGGCGAACGAGGCAGTGCTGCGGATGCTCGACGAAATCGGGACGAAGGACAAGATCCCGGCGTTCATCGAGAGCGTGAAGGCGGGTCATGGGCGCCTGATGGGATTTGGCCACCGCGTTTACAAGTCGTACGATCCGCGGGCGAAGCTGATCAAGAAGGTCGCGGATGATGTCTTCGCGCAGACCGGCCTCAACAAGAAGCTGGAGATCGCGCTCGAGCTCGAACGGATCGCGCTGAGCGACGACTACTTCATCAAGCGGAAGCTCTACCCCAACGTCGACTTCTATTCGGGGTTGATCTACCAGGCGATGGGGTATCCGACCGATTACTTCACCGTGATCTTCGCGCTGGGGCGGCTGCCTGGGTGGCTGGCGCAGTGGGAAGAGATGATCAACGACAAGGAACAGAAGATCGCGCGGCCGCGGCAGATCTACACCGGCGCTGACGAGCGGCCGTTCGTGCCGATCGACAAGCGGAAGTGA
- a CDS encoding DUF2779 domain-containing protein, translating into MRTLSKSDFKLASNCATKLHYKERGYPQREDDNPYLAMLAEGGYMVEQLARLRFPEAITLSYGRDPVLDAAETRQALHADQVTLFEATILSGRKLVRIDVLRKNGNRVDLIEVKSKSFDPLAGGAAGPFRNSKKRGNEYPINSEWIEYIDDVTYQTMVLREACPEFIVTPWLLVVDKTGETSVEALPQLFEIRRDVEIDGRIKDLDIRYTGASDNPAAQEILTQVNVSSEVEQRLPEVAAIAEELLALYHDDVVDRAPPDLRYVTCRDCEFRVAEGVEQNGFAECWGALGAVKPSILELYKFSTTKLGDESLADVMIRAGKVSLYDVNEADLVKKSGEPTAASVRQLRQIACTRDDEVWISPRMAEALGSWQYPLHFIDFETSMMALPYHAGMRPFETIGFQWSCHSIDVPGGEVRHAEWLNDRDSWPCLEFVESLREAIGDDGTVLMWATHERTTLNKIADQMERYGVGTPELRAWMERLVGTKDEPGRLRDMNRLCEQYFVLPGTGRTSIKVILDGLWQRDAVMRERFREWFGGDAYEVAAGKGPYEALPELTIAGTTLDVSEGTGAMRAYQAMLYGAERRDPALVEGYRMLLKRYCKLDTLAMVLVWDSWRRRGEG; encoded by the coding sequence ATGCGCACCCTCTCCAAATCCGATTTCAAGCTCGCCAGCAACTGCGCCACCAAGCTCCACTACAAGGAGCGCGGCTACCCGCAGCGCGAGGATGACAACCCCTACCTCGCCATGCTCGCCGAGGGCGGCTACATGGTCGAGCAGCTAGCGCGTCTCCGCTTTCCCGAAGCGATCACGCTCAGCTACGGCCGCGATCCGGTGCTTGATGCCGCTGAGACGCGCCAGGCGCTTCATGCTGACCAGGTGACGCTCTTCGAGGCGACGATCCTTTCCGGCCGCAAGCTTGTCCGCATCGACGTGCTCCGGAAGAATGGCAATCGTGTCGACCTGATCGAGGTGAAGTCGAAGTCGTTCGATCCATTGGCAGGCGGTGCCGCAGGGCCGTTCCGCAACAGCAAGAAGCGTGGGAACGAGTATCCGATCAACAGTGAGTGGATCGAGTACATCGACGATGTGACGTACCAGACGATGGTCCTCCGCGAGGCGTGTCCGGAATTCATCGTCACGCCATGGCTTCTCGTCGTCGACAAGACGGGCGAGACGAGCGTCGAGGCGTTGCCGCAGCTCTTCGAGATTCGCCGCGACGTCGAGATCGACGGCCGGATCAAGGATCTCGACATCCGCTACACCGGCGCTTCCGACAATCCGGCGGCGCAGGAGATCCTCACGCAGGTGAATGTCTCCTCGGAAGTCGAGCAGCGCCTTCCCGAAGTTGCAGCGATCGCGGAGGAACTGCTGGCGCTCTATCACGACGACGTCGTCGACCGCGCCCCACCTGATCTCCGTTATGTCACCTGTCGCGACTGTGAATTCCGCGTGGCGGAAGGAGTCGAGCAGAACGGCTTCGCCGAGTGCTGGGGCGCCCTTGGAGCGGTGAAGCCGAGCATTCTTGAGCTGTACAAATTCAGTACGACGAAGCTCGGCGACGAATCGCTCGCCGACGTGATGATCCGAGCGGGGAAGGTCTCGCTGTACGACGTCAACGAAGCCGACCTGGTGAAGAAGTCGGGGGAGCCGACTGCGGCATCGGTACGGCAGCTGCGGCAGATCGCGTGCACTCGTGACGACGAAGTGTGGATCTCACCGCGCATGGCCGAGGCGCTGGGGTCGTGGCAGTATCCGCTCCACTTCATCGACTTCGAGACGTCGATGATGGCGCTGCCGTATCACGCCGGGATGCGGCCGTTCGAGACGATCGGATTTCAGTGGAGCTGTCATTCGATTGACGTTCCCGGCGGCGAGGTTCGCCACGCCGAGTGGCTCAACGACCGCGACAGCTGGCCGTGCCTCGAGTTCGTCGAATCGCTGCGCGAGGCGATCGGCGACGACGGGACAGTGCTGATGTGGGCGACGCATGAGCGGACGACGCTCAACAAGATCGCCGATCAGATGGAACGGTACGGAGTCGGCACGCCGGAGCTACGCGCGTGGATGGAGCGGCTGGTGGGAACGAAGGACGAGCCCGGGCGGCTTCGCGACATGAACCGCTTGTGCGAGCAGTACTTCGTACTCCCGGGGACGGGGCGGACCAGCATCAAGGTGATTCTCGACGGGTTGTGGCAGCGCGATGCGGTGATGCGCGAGCGATTCCGCGAGTGGTTCGGCGGCGACGCGTATGAGGTGGCCGCTGGGAAGGGGCCATATGAAGCGCTGCCGGAGCTGACGATTGCGGGGACGACGCTCGATGTCTCGGAGGGGACCGGCGCGATGCGGGCGTACCAGGCGATGCTGTACGGGGCTGAACGGCGCGATCCGGCGCTGGTGGAGGGGTATCGGATGCTGCTGAAGCGCTACTGCAAGCTGGATACGCTGGCGATGGTGCTGGTGTGGGATAGTTGGAGGCGGAGGGGGGAGGGGTGA
- the queF gene encoding preQ(1) synthase — protein MATAEGRTIPFTGTDAIDIAVLETFPYDGPVQEIVTTTREFSAVCPFSGLPDIADLTVRYVPGDCCIELKSLKYYIMSYRNVGIFQEHATARIAEDLQRVLHAKSLTVSTVYNVRGGFETTCSVTLPSLAP, from the coding sequence ATGGCCACAGCCGAAGGCCGCACCATACCGTTCACCGGTACCGACGCGATCGACATCGCGGTGCTGGAGACGTTCCCCTATGACGGCCCGGTCCAGGAGATCGTCACCACCACCCGCGAATTCTCCGCGGTCTGTCCGTTCAGCGGCCTCCCCGATATTGCCGACTTGACGGTGCGTTACGTGCCCGGCGATTGCTGCATCGAGCTCAAGAGCCTCAAGTACTACATCATGAGCTATCGCAACGTCGGGATCTTCCAGGAACACGCCACCGCTCGGATCGCCGAAGATCTGCAGCGCGTCCTGCACGCGAAATCGCTCACCGTGTCGACTGTCTACAACGTGCGCGGCGGATTCGAAACGACTTGCTCGGTGACACTTCCCTCGCTCGCTCCGTGA